The proteins below are encoded in one region of Xenopus laevis strain J_2021 chromosome 8L, Xenopus_laevis_v10.1, whole genome shotgun sequence:
- the fbxo33.L gene encoding F-box protein 33 L homeolog isoform X1: MWFTNCLGSAGAVPVLQVPGFPMALCGDVGASSLPSELIVHIFSFLPASDRLRASATCSRWRDCLFYPALWPELRLGLRVSATERPRLEFLMRKCGAFVRELRVEFAAENYTAGGSSTAEASESDVTPPASSCCCTAYSEGDDGAQGGVGNETDAQPSSRWLDVLRTYLELVLCVLSSVRNNRNLQKLSLFGDISILQQNGTITNAYLNKVDPGGKKIRQIQQYFEEILRNSRQLKWLSCGFMLEIVTPTSLSSLSNPVANTIEHLSLLDNHTPANTTLVTAVELERFVNLRSLALDFCDFTAEMARVLANNNHVPLHRLSLLVHNTSLKNKTLDKMPEDEDWKALTRNSGNLRVYMMAFDVKSDDMLRILKPSIPLERIHFDSYITCVSGAVVDLISRQYDAFLTHFILMNDVNDMSGFPDLSDNRNEDPLVLLAWRCMRLSLLAVHGYTVWAHNLIAIARLRGPDLKMLEVTEESIDFDQSELADQDVDPVHNLIEQVSIGLARPWRAVMDIELLSVFTEPSRHFYREMQNFSEGI; the protein is encoded by the exons ATGTGGTTCACCAACTGCTTAGGGAGCGCGG GCGCAGTCCCAGTGCTCCAGGTGCCCGGCTTTCCCATGGCTCTTTGCGGGGATGTGGGAGCCTCGTCCCTCCCCAGCGAGCTGattgtacatattttttcctTCCTGCCGGCTTCTGACCGGCTCCGGGCCTCCGCTACCTGCTCACGCTGGCGAGATTGCCTCTTCTACCCGGCTCTATGGCCTGAGCTCCGCCTGGGCCTGCGAGTGTCAGCCACGGAGCGTCCTCGCCTTGAATTCCTCATGAGAAAATGCGGGGCCTTCGTGCGGGAGCTAAGAGTTGAATTCGCCGCTGAAAACTACACGGCCGGTGGCTCCTCTACCGCTGAGGCGTCAGAATCCGACGTGACGCCCCCggcctcctcctgctgctgcacCGCATACTCCGAGGGGGATGACGGGGCCCAGGGGGGCGTAGGGAACGAAACGGATGCACAGCCTTCTTCCCGCTGGCTCGATGTGTTGCGCACTTACCTGGAACTGGTGCTGTGTGTGCTGAGCAGTGTCAGGAATAACAG GAACCTCCAGAAGTTAAGCCTTTTTGGTGACATCAGTATTTTGCAACAGAATGGCACTATAACAAATGCTTACCTAAATAAAGTGGACCctggtgggaaaaaaatcagaca AATACAGCAGTACTTTGAAGAAATATTGAGGAACAGCAGGCAGTTAAAATGGTTGTCATGTGGATTTATGCTTGAGATTGTTACTCCAACATCTTTGTCATCATTATCTAATCCAGTTGCCAACACCATAGAACATTTAAGTTTACTGGACAATCACACTCCTGCTAACACCACCCTGGTAACTGCTGTTGAGCTGGAGCGGTTTGTTAATCTTCGCTCTCTTGCTCTGGATTTTTGCGATTTCACAGCAGAAATGGCAAGAGTGTTGGCTAACAACAACCATGTGCCTTTGCATAGACTGTCCCTTCTTGTTCACAACACTTCACTCAAAAACAAGACCCTGGATAAAATGCCAGAAGATGAAGATTGGAAAGCCCTAACCCGAAACAGTGGTAATCTTCGTGTCTACATGATGGCATTTGACGTCAAGAGTGATGATATGTTAAGGATTCTAAAGCCCAGCATACCATTAGAGAGAATTCATTTCGACAGCTACATAACATGCGTATCGGGAGCGGTTGTAGACCTCATCTCTAGGCAGTATGACGCATTCCTTACTCACTTCATCTTAATGAATGATGTCAATGATATGTCTGGCTTCCCAGATCTCAGTGACAATAGGAATGAAGATCCTTTGGTTCTTTTGGCCTGGAGATGTATGAGACTCTCTCTTCTGGCTGTTCATG GTTACACAGTTTGGGCACATAATCTAATCGCAATTGCCCGTCTGCGTGGGCCTGATTTGAAAATGTTGGAAGTGACAGAAGAAAGCATAGACTTTGATCAAAGCGAGCTGGCAGATCAAGATGTGGATCCAGTACATAACCTTATAGAGCAGGTATCAATTGGACTTGCACGACCCTGGCGTGCCGTCATGGACATAGAGTTGCTCAGTGTATTCACAGAGCCTTCTCGCCATTTTTACAGAGAGATGCAAAACTTCAGTGAAGGCATTTag
- the fbxo33.L gene encoding F-box protein 33 L homeolog, producing the protein MALCGDVGASSLPSELIVHIFSFLPASDRLRASATCSRWRDCLFYPALWPELRLGLRVSATERPRLEFLMRKCGAFVRELRVEFAAENYTAGGSSTAEASESDVTPPASSCCCTAYSEGDDGAQGGVGNETDAQPSSRWLDVLRTYLELVLCVLSSVRNNRNLQKLSLFGDISILQQNGTITNAYLNKVDPGGKKIRQIQQYFEEILRNSRQLKWLSCGFMLEIVTPTSLSSLSNPVANTIEHLSLLDNHTPANTTLVTAVELERFVNLRSLALDFCDFTAEMARVLANNNHVPLHRLSLLVHNTSLKNKTLDKMPEDEDWKALTRNSGNLRVYMMAFDVKSDDMLRILKPSIPLERIHFDSYITCVSGAVVDLISRQYDAFLTHFILMNDVNDMSGFPDLSDNRNEDPLVLLAWRCMRLSLLAVHGYTVWAHNLIAIARLRGPDLKMLEVTEESIDFDQSELADQDVDPVHNLIEQVSIGLARPWRAVMDIELLSVFTEPSRHFYREMQNFSEGI; encoded by the exons ATGGCTCTTTGCGGGGATGTGGGAGCCTCGTCCCTCCCCAGCGAGCTGattgtacatattttttcctTCCTGCCGGCTTCTGACCGGCTCCGGGCCTCCGCTACCTGCTCACGCTGGCGAGATTGCCTCTTCTACCCGGCTCTATGGCCTGAGCTCCGCCTGGGCCTGCGAGTGTCAGCCACGGAGCGTCCTCGCCTTGAATTCCTCATGAGAAAATGCGGGGCCTTCGTGCGGGAGCTAAGAGTTGAATTCGCCGCTGAAAACTACACGGCCGGTGGCTCCTCTACCGCTGAGGCGTCAGAATCCGACGTGACGCCCCCggcctcctcctgctgctgcacCGCATACTCCGAGGGGGATGACGGGGCCCAGGGGGGCGTAGGGAACGAAACGGATGCACAGCCTTCTTCCCGCTGGCTCGATGTGTTGCGCACTTACCTGGAACTGGTGCTGTGTGTGCTGAGCAGTGTCAGGAATAACAG GAACCTCCAGAAGTTAAGCCTTTTTGGTGACATCAGTATTTTGCAACAGAATGGCACTATAACAAATGCTTACCTAAATAAAGTGGACCctggtgggaaaaaaatcagaca AATACAGCAGTACTTTGAAGAAATATTGAGGAACAGCAGGCAGTTAAAATGGTTGTCATGTGGATTTATGCTTGAGATTGTTACTCCAACATCTTTGTCATCATTATCTAATCCAGTTGCCAACACCATAGAACATTTAAGTTTACTGGACAATCACACTCCTGCTAACACCACCCTGGTAACTGCTGTTGAGCTGGAGCGGTTTGTTAATCTTCGCTCTCTTGCTCTGGATTTTTGCGATTTCACAGCAGAAATGGCAAGAGTGTTGGCTAACAACAACCATGTGCCTTTGCATAGACTGTCCCTTCTTGTTCACAACACTTCACTCAAAAACAAGACCCTGGATAAAATGCCAGAAGATGAAGATTGGAAAGCCCTAACCCGAAACAGTGGTAATCTTCGTGTCTACATGATGGCATTTGACGTCAAGAGTGATGATATGTTAAGGATTCTAAAGCCCAGCATACCATTAGAGAGAATTCATTTCGACAGCTACATAACATGCGTATCGGGAGCGGTTGTAGACCTCATCTCTAGGCAGTATGACGCATTCCTTACTCACTTCATCTTAATGAATGATGTCAATGATATGTCTGGCTTCCCAGATCTCAGTGACAATAGGAATGAAGATCCTTTGGTTCTTTTGGCCTGGAGATGTATGAGACTCTCTCTTCTGGCTGTTCATG GTTACACAGTTTGGGCACATAATCTAATCGCAATTGCCCGTCTGCGTGGGCCTGATTTGAAAATGTTGGAAGTGACAGAAGAAAGCATAGACTTTGATCAAAGCGAGCTGGCAGATCAAGATGTGGATCCAGTACATAACCTTATAGAGCAGGTATCAATTGGACTTGCACGACCCTGGCGTGCCGTCATGGACATAGAGTTGCTCAGTGTATTCACAGAGCCTTCTCGCCATTTTTACAGAGAGATGCAAAACTTCAGTGAAGGCATTTag